In Leptospira montravelensis, the DNA window TCTTGCCAAACTCACCAAATACAATCCAGATTCGACAAGTCTCTGTCTGCAATTCAAACGTGCTTTAGAAGAAATACGAAACAAATATAAATTTGTAATCATTGATACACCAGGTTCTGCTAAACATGAACTCACCACAGCCATTTATAATTCAGAACTGATTTTGATTCCGGTGACACCTAGTAAGTGGACCATTAGGGCCGTAAATTTGTTATTAGATGAAATTTCTCAAACGGAAACCATTTTTAGCCAAAAGAAAAAAATTGCCTTTGTTCCTTCGTGGTTTGGTCCATCAAAAAAACATAGAGAATTACTGGATAAATTAAAACAAATTGAAGAGATTCCCTGTTTAGCAGAAATTCCAAAATCGGAAACTATCAAAACAAAAACGGAAAAACAGGAGAGTTTAAAAAAAGACAGCAATGCTTGGCACGCATTTGATCTGTTAGCTGACGAATCAATTGCATTGGTGGACCCTGAGAATTCGATTTTAACTTTGAAACCTTAATCGTTAAAAACGAAAACGCCTAAATGAACGTTGCAAATTAATTAATATTTTAATAGGTCATTCAGTATGATGCGTTTTTGAGCTTTGGTTTTTTTTACGTTCTTCTGCAATTCCTTGGATGTGTTTTGCAAATCCAGGATGGTGTTTTAAGATTTCAGTAAAACGGTCTTTGCCTAGTGTATATACATCGCAAAAAGAACCTGCTTTGATGGTTGCCGTTCTTAGGGAATCATCGATTAAACTCATTTCGCCAAAAAAAGATCCTGAATTGAGTGTCGCAAGGACTTCTCCTGTTTTTTCCTTAATCACTTCCACATGACCTTTTGAAAGAAAATACATATTATGAGGAACATCTCCCTCTCTAAATATAACATCTCCTTTCATATAGAAAGCAGGTTTTAATTCCAAAACTACTTCTCTTTTTAATTCTTCCGGTGCATTTTTAAAGAAGGGGACTACTGAAATCAAATGATTATGTAAAAACATAGACACATCAATTTTGATTCCAGAAGGTAGTTGGTCCCAAATTTCGGATTCGTCAATCCCATGTTTGTTTTCCCAAAGATTGACATAGTAGGAACGAATTCGATTGGCAAGGTTAGGTGGTAGTTTTTTGTATTTAATAAAACTATCAATTGTATTTAACTTTTCTTGGAAGGAAACACGAGAAATATCCAAATTGGAAAGTAAGGTGGCAATATTACCAATCACGTAGCCGTAAATACCTACACCTAAAATCATCACTCCCATAGTATAAATCGTTTGGCTATTGGTTACTGGTGTGATGTCCCCATATCCAATTGTGGTTAGTGTGGTCACTGACCAATAGAGCGCACGGATGTATCTAGTCGTGATGTCTTTATCCGCTAAAAACTCAGGACCAAGATGGATCCATCCACAAGCTACCCAATGGGCAAAAAGACTTGTCCAATACACAAAGAAAATCAACCGAAAGGTCATAGGATTGATCACTTCCACAAGTTTGAAGCGGTCATCTGAATCCGCACCCAAGGCCAAAAGCCGAAGGGATTTAAAAAGTTCAAAGACCCGAACGGAGCGAAGTAACCGAAGAATTTTTAAACTGTCTGTTACACCAAAGTATTGGAAAAAAAATCCTCCAAAAAGGTCGAAGGGGAAGGCCGAAAGAAAATCCACTAAAAACCAGGAGCGTAAATAGGTTTTAGAAACTATCTTTCGGTTTTGAATCAGGAGTCTGTCTTTTAAGATGGCGGTGTTAAAATTGAGGAGGACATCAATTCCAAATACAATTTGGATCCCCCTTTCGAAATAATTCACACCCGCCGAAAGTTTATAATGAAAAACTAGGCGGACAGGGACTTCGATGGCAAAATAAGTGATACAAATAAAAACAAAAAGATCCCAGATTCGTTTGTATGGAGAATTTGGATGGATCATATTTAGAGTATCGACACCGATTAGTTTTATATTTGCCTTCTTTTATAGAAAAAAAATCCTATATGGAAAAGAGGTGATTATGTTCGGTGGAGCTGGCGGAAACAAGTTTGATATGCTCAAACAGATGAAAAAGATGCGGTCGCAGGTGAAAACAATGGAAAAGGAACTTGCGGGCCTCAATTTCGTAGGAATTTCAAAAAACAAACTCCTTTCGGTTACTTTGGATGGAAAATTCCAAATGAAATCGATCCAGATAGAAGACGAATTGATCGAGAAAAAAGATAAAAACTTACTAGAAAAGTCCATCCAAGAAGCTTATACGAAGGCTTTGCAGGATGCGCAAGCCGGAGCCGCCAAACAAATGCAGGCTATGGGTGGTTTCCCTGGACTCGGAATTTAATTTTTTTGAATCTAGTTTAAAATAAAAAACCTACAACGATTGTAGGTTTTTATCATAAGAAACAAGGGACAGTGTGTCCCATTTTTTGTATCTAATTGGTTTAGCTTGCTGGAACGATTTCCACTTCCACACGGCGGTTCGATCCATCTTTTGGATCAACATTTTTAAGAGGAGTCGAAGAACCAAGTCCCTCTACAGTTCCAATTCGTTTGCTTTCTACACCATTTTCAGTGATGGCATTTTTTGCAGTGATCGCACGGTCTTGTGATAATTTTTGGTTTAAATCTTCTGCTCCTGTACGGTTGGCATGTCCAGAAATATTGATTTTAGTTTCTGGGTAAGCTGCTAATGCTTCTGCCAATTTATCAATATTTTCTTTTCCTTTTCCTTTCAGGTCAGCCTTTCCATCTTCAAAAGCAATTCCCCCGTCCATAGAAGCAGTGAGAGCCACAGTTTCTCCGCCTTTTTCAGTTTTTGTAAGAGTGATTCCTTGTTTTTTCATTTCTTCAGCCATGTTGTCATACATGGTATTGAGATAAAAACCAGTTCCAAGTCCTGCCAAACAACCGGCACCAAGACCCACAATCTTACCTTTGTTTTGCGGTTTCTTTTTTTCCATTGCTAGAGAGGATTTAATTTGTCTTTGGATATCGTTCTTTTTGTCTTTTGTATCTTTTTTGCGTTGCGCTTCATCATAAACAGCACCAAGAGCAAGACCCACACCACATCCTATGGATGTACTTAAGATTAGCCTTTTTGTGTTGTCGGAAAGTCCACAAGAGATTGTGGAAAGTAATGATAGGGAAAGAATTCCGGAGATGATTTGTTTCAAAGTGATTGTCCTCGCTTACACACTCTACTAAGTATAAGGACAAAGTTTGAAGAAATCCTCCCTGTTTGCAAGGAGGATTTCCGTTTCTTTTTTGACCGGATTAGTATCTGTCCGTGAGGAGTTTTACTACGGATTCTGGTCTTAGGTTTGCTTGTGCGAGCATCGCCACACCCGACTTGGTTAGGATTTGGTTTTTGGAATATTCTACCATTTCCGTTGCCATATCAGCATCTCTTACTTGCGATTCGGCAGAAACTATGTTCACATAGTTGTTACTCAGTGATTTCAAAGTTAAATCCAATCGATTGTAATAAGCACCTAGGTCAGACCGTAGTCGGTTGACTTTGGTGATGGCATCATCCAGAACTTGCAGTGAATCGGAAGCTTTGTTTGGAGTTGATAGGGTCAACTTATTTCCAGCTGTATTTAGTTTCAAAGAAGAACTCGTCATCGTATTGATATAGAGTTCAATTTTTTCTGTTCCGTTTGCACCCACTTGCAAAGTCATTGGATTTTTGGAAGAACGAGAAAACCTTCCATCCAACGGTTTGATTTTGTTAAACTCTGAAGAAGTTCCGATTCTTTCCACTTCTTCAACAAGTTGGGATACTTCTAGCTGGACTAGTTTTCTGTCTTCGTTAGAATATATTCCGTTTGAAGATTGAACGGAAAGTTCACGTAACCTCTGTAAGATAGAGTTTACTTGGTCTAAAGATCCTTCGGTGACTTGAAGTAACGACATACCATCCTGGGTATTTCGTTCTGCTTGTCCAAGGCCTCGAATTTGTGATCTTAATTTTTCGGACACTGCGAATCCCAAGGAATCATCCCCTGGTCTATTGACCCGCATACCCGTCGCTAGGTGCTCCATAGACTTGTCCATGTCACGGCCCGTGTTTGTAAGCGCCCGTTTCGCAACTAGCGCGCTGATGTTGTGATTGATAATCATTGTCACACCCTCCTGTGTGTCCATGACCCGCCTGTTTCCCTACATGCGGAGAAAAGTAAAAATCACTGCCCAGGAGTCCGTTTCCATCGAGAAGAGAAGGGGTTGCCTGCCCTTGGTTCTTCCATGAATTTTGCCTTTCCAGATGATTCTATACCAGAAAACTGAGGTCTGTAAAGAAAATTTAAGCTCTAAAGGAGTGGGAAATTGAAAATCTACACTAAATTCGGAGATGGTGGCCAAACCTACCTTGCTTCCGGCATCAAAGTTTCCAAAACAGATAGGAGAGTTGATCTCTACGGAAGTTGTGACGAATTGAATAGCACCATTGGCCTTGCACTTTCTTTTACTAAAGACTTAAATGTCGATCCAACATTTTTAAATTACTTAAAAAGCATTCAAAGTTTTCTGTTTGAGATTGGATCAGAACTTGCGGGTTACGTACCAAAAGAATCAAAGGAAGGAACAGTTGTTTTGCGATCAGATGTGGAAAGTTTAGAAAAGGAAATTGACCGCTTAATGGAAGTGCTTCCGGAAATTAAGTATTTTATTTTGCCTGGGGGAAGTTCTCTTGCGAGCAGTTTGCATATTGCTCGAACGATTTGTCGAAGATTGGAACGAGACCTACTTGTTTATATTGAATCTGGCGGAGAAATCCACACTGATTTAAGAATATATCTCAATCGTCTTTCTGATTATCTTTTTGTTGCGGCACGGTTTGCGAATTTTTCTACTGGAAATGAGGAAACCATTTGGAAGAGCAGAACAAAATCCACTTAAATAGGCACCCGAAAGGGATTACACCACTATTTCTCACAGAAATGTGGGAACGTTTGAGTTACTATGGGATGCGGGCTCTCCTTGTTTTGTATCTGGTGAATTCGCTTGGATTTTCTGATGCGGATGCGGGAGCTGTATATGCGTTTTATACTAGTTTTGTTTACCTAACGCCCGTTTTTGGAGGATACTTAACCGACAGGTTCTTTAGTTATCAATTTTCCATTTATCTGGGTAGTTTTTTAATGTTATGTGGTCATATTTCCTTGGCCTTTTCTGGAATTTACTTTTTTTATTTAGGCCTCGTATTACTCGCATTAGGAAATGGTTTTTTTAAACCCAATATGTCTACTATCTTCGGAAGATTGTACCATGAAAAACCAAATTTAAGAGATAGTGGATTTACTATTTTTTATATGGGGATCAATTTGGGAGGTCTACTTGGCCCCATCATCTGCGGTAGTTTAGGGGAAAGGGTAGATTGGCATTTAGGATTTTTATCGGCTGGAGTTGGAATGGCGATTGGAATGATCGTTTTCTTTTTTGGCAGTAGGCGATTGCCTGATTCGATTTGGCTAAAACAAAATCGAACGGTTGACTTTGGCCAGCCTAGTTCTGTGGATCCTAAAACAAAATCAAAAATCTTACTGATTGTATTACTTTCTTTTTTTAGTATTTTCTTTTGGATGGCGTTTGAACAAATGGGGACTTCACTTAACTTATTTGCTTTGAGAAACACCGACAGAAATTTGTTTGGATTTGAAATTCCAGCTTCCGTTTTACAGTCAATTAATCCTTTGTTTATTTTGCTTTTAGGTCCGATCGTTTCTTTGGTTTGGACGAATCTGTCTAAAAAGAATCAAAATCCAAATCCAGTTCTAAAGTTTGTTTTGAGTTTGGTTTTATTAGGTGTCGGATTTCTTGTGATGGTAGTGGCTGCAGGATACGCAGAAACTGGGGTGACTGTTTCTATTCTATTTTTGATTTTTGTATATTTTTGGAATACTTTAAGCGAACTTTGTCTTTCGCCAGTAGGATTGTCCTTTGTCAGTCAAATGGCTCCAACACAATATGCCTCTCTCCTTATGGGAATTTGGTTTTTGTCAAATGCCTTTGGTCATTACGCGGCTGGGATTTTGTCAGGGTACCAAAACCAATGGGGAAGTATGAAGAACTTTTACGGATTCTTTGTGATCTGTTCTTTTTCTGGTGCTTTTGTTTTATATGTAATTTATTCTATAAAAAAGAAATCTATCTTAAGTTTACTAAAAGGTAAAGAAGAAGATCATACCATTCTCACATCATAAAGTAAAATGAATCATATGGATCCTTGGTTTGGATCGATTTTAAAAAACAATCTGAGTTGTAATGTATACTATGTATCTAACCTTTTGTTTCTAAAACCAAGGCTTCAATTTCTTCGAACTTTTCTTCGCCTGCAAGACCAATCACTTGTTCGGCGAGGAGTTTTGCTTTCCAAGAGGATATTTCTTGTACTTTTTCTGCAACTTCTCGCATCAGTGGCAGAGCCGAACTTAAATCTCTAAACCCAAGACCGATGAGGACTGCGGTAAACATTGGATCACTTCCAATTTCACCACAAATGCTAATCGGTTTTTTCTGGGAATTGGCAACATCCGCAATATTTTTTAATAATAATAAAAAGACAACTTGCCAGGGATTGTATAGATCTCCCACCAAATGGTTGTTACGTTCCACAGCGAGTAGATATTGTAGAAGGTCATTGGTACCCACACTATAGAAGTCGACATGATTTCCAAGAAAAGGTAAATTGAGGGCACAAGCCGGTGTTTCCACCATAATACCAAGGGGAATTTTTTTTGTGATGATGAGTCCTCCGTTTTTTAACTCTTCTAAACATTCACTTAACAAGGATTTGGTTTGTAATATCTCGGAACGAGTTGTGATCATTGGAAGCATAATTCTCATAGTTCCAAATTCACTCGCACGTAGCAGTGCTCTTAATTGTTCCTTAAAAAAGTGAGGGTGGCGGAGGAGGTAACGAATCCCTCTGTTACCAAGAAATGGATTTTCCTCTTCATAACCATTTTCCATTTTATCAGCGCCAATGTCCCAGACTCGGAAAGTTACAGGACGACCCACCATTTTGAGTAAAATTCGTTTGTAAACTGCAAACTGTTCTTCCTCTGTGGGTTTAAATTCCACATATCGGATGAATAAAATTTCTGTGCGAACCAAGCCAATCCCATCTGCTCCCTGTTCAAAGGCTAAATCCACTTCATCTTCGGAATCAATATTGGCACGAAGGGTAAACTTTTTTCCGTCCTTGGTTTTGATTTCTCTTGGACCATCACTGATTTCGCGTAAGGGTTGGGCTTTATGAATATCACTTTTGATTCCAGAAAGTTTGATTTCGTCAATGCCTGGAGAACGGTTTAAGATCCCTCTTGTGGCATCGAGTAAAATATAATCATCATCTTCAACATGTGAGGTGATGTTTTTTAATCCTACAATCGTTGGGATTCCATAATTTCTTGCGATAATGGCGGTATGTCCTGTTTTTCCTCCGAAGTCGGTAGCGATTCCTCGGAGTTTGGATTTGCCGAGTTGGATCATCTCTGAAGGTGTGATTTCTTTGGCTATGAGGATGACGTCATCGGGAATTTTGGTTTGGTCGTTTGCCTTATCGGGGTAAAGATTGGATTCAATTCTTTTTCCAATATCCAAAATATGGTCAGCTCGTTCCCTAAAAAATTCATCAGGGATGGATTGAAATTCATCATAAAGTGAGCTAACAGCAGTTTCTAAAGCAAGACCCGCTGATTCGTTGTTTTGTGCGATTCTTTCGAAAACTCGAGCCCGAAATAGGGGGTCATTTAAGAATACAATTTGGGATTCTAAAATTTCAGATAATTCACGGTTGGCTTTTGACTTTTGTACGAGATCATTTAGGTCTTCCTCTGTTTTGAGGAGTCCTTTTTTTAGAAGTTCTACTTCTTCTTTGATTTCATCGGGGGAAAGATCCGTCCGGTCTTCTCGTTTTCGTTTGGATTGTTTCCAGCGGAAAACCTTGCCGTAAACAGTGCCTGGATAGGCAGAAATGCCTTTGAATGTGGTTTTTTCTTCCATCCGTACCTATGCCAAAAATACTTTCGGTTAGGCTTCGTTTGGAAAGTAAAAAACTACGGATTCTAGCGGACCGCTTGTTTTTTGGCGAAAAGGGGAACTCTTTTACTTTTGAATTGAGTGAGTTCGTTTCCTGTCACTTGGCTCATAATGCATTTTGCAAGGGAGATGTCTAGGGCATGTCCCGCCTTGGACGCTATGAGATGGCCTCGGAAAGGTCTTCCCATCACAGCCAAATCCCCAATTAAATCCAGAATTTTATGGCGCACACACTCATTGTCATAACGTAAGGTTTCGTTCAGATACCCGTCATCGGTCAAAACTACCGCATTGTCGAGAGATCCACCCATAGCAAGGCCACGGGCTTGGAGGGCTTCCACATCTTTCAAAAACCCGAAGGTTCGGGCAGGAAGGATGTCTGTTCCTAAAATAGATTCGTCAAGGGTTGTGGTGTAGGATTGGCCACGCAAAAGTGGGTGATTGAAATCGATGCTATAAGTGACTTTTAGTTCATTGGAGGGCAACATGACCAGGTATTTATCCCCGTCGACAACCCAAATAGGATTTGCTATGGTAATTGGTTCCACCGTTTCTTCTAGAACCCGGATTCCTGCAGAGCGGATTCCTTCCCAAAACGGTAGGGAGGATCCGTCCATAATCGGAACTTCCACAGAATCAATTTCAAAAATACAATCAGTAATGCCTAAGGTATGAACTGCGGCGAGAAGGTGCTCTATCGTTTGCACTCGGTTGGAACTTCCGTCCCCAATGGTTGTGGCGTTACTGGTATCGACTACATGGTCGAGAGAGACGGGAATGCGTATTTTTTGGATCCCTTTGTAGAGGTAAAAGATTAGTCCTGTATTTGCTTCCGCTGGATGGAGCCGTAAAGTCACCATTTTACCGGAATGGACGCCAATTCCCCTAAGTGTAATGGGGTTTTGGATCGTTTTTCTGTGTATCGCCGTTTCCATATTCAGTTCCTACTTACAAATTTGTAGGAAAGGGGGTTCGGACAATTCCAAAACCGTTACCCTAAGTCAAAAAAATGTCTCCTTTTTACAACAGTGTGGTGGGAATGTGACGGCCCCAATTTGTGCGATAAACCAAAGATTTTTGCTACAAATGAAGCCGTATTTTACGTGTTAGTGCTTAAAAAGCGCTGAGTGCAGAACGAATGAAACTGGTGACAGGCGCCTGTTCCCTAGTGTCTTCCAAACCTTCTCGTAGTTCCTTTAAAACCACTTGGGCATCTCCGAGGGTGGTATTCACTGATTTGTGGACATCACTTTCGTTGATGAGTTTTCCAAGAGTCCCTTGTCCTTCATTGATCTTACCCGTGATTCCAGCGATATTTTGGACGGTTTTACGGATATCGGCTCGGTTTTCGGCTATGAGTTCCGAAAGAGAAACAAGTGGATCTTGGGTGACCTTTCCTTGGATAGGTAACATTTTCCCAGACCGAGGGGAAATCTCCACTTTGGTAAGAGCAGGTTCTGACATCAGGTATTCTTTGGTTTTGGGATCGACAGGAAACTTGGAACCTGGGTCGAGCGAGACGACTCGCCCCGAAAGCAAACTTTCGTTTTTGATGGTGATTTCATAATTGGAGAACAGTTGCACCTTGCCTTTTAAAAGTAAGGTGAGTTCCACCTTAGTTCCGATCCCTGTTTCTCCCTCAGGCAATAGATTTCCGTATTCATCAATTTGCACCAAACGGATTTTGGAAACATAACCAAAGGGAACTCCGTGAATGGTAACCTTGTTTCCAATTTTAATCCCTTCGGCATCGGGAAAGTAAACCGGAAGTTGGTACCCAGATTTTTGAAAGGGCCCACCTTCGGTGACAATGGTAAAATAACCCACGGCTACTAGAGAAAATACAAATAAAAGACCAACGATAAGAGCGCGACCTGCGGTAGGCATTCCCTAAAAATCTCCTAAAGTGATTAGCAAAGTCAATTGGATTTTCCTTTTTTTAATTCGGAATGATCCAGAATCATAGGACCAACTGTGTTTCCATGTATGAACTGTTGAATGACTGGATTTGTAGATTTTTGGATTTCTTCGGAAGTTCCACAAAACTGCACTTTGCCTTCATAAAGAAAACTAATCCGATCGGCAATGCGGTAAGCAGAGTTCATATCATGGGTGACCACTATGGATGTTAGACCTAATTCCTTTTGCAAACGAATGACTAAATCGTTGATGACATTAGACATGACTGGGTCAAGACCTGATGTGGGTTCATCGTATAACACAATTTTAGGTTGAGAGGTAAGAGCGCGGGCAAGGCCCACACGTTTTTTCATACCCCCCGAAATATTACTAGGTAACGTATCTTTGGCGGGGACCAGGTCGAGCCATTTTAGCTTCTCCATTACAATACGATCGAGTTCTTCCCCAGATGCAATTTTATGTTCCCGCAAAGGAAGCGCTACATTCTCATAAACAGTCAGCCAGTTGATAAGAGCACCTGATTGGAATAACACTCCCAGTTTGGATCTGAGTTCTTCTCTTTTTTTCTCACTGGCATTCACTATGGACTCACCAAAAATCTGGCAATCACCTTCATCGGGATCAAGTAAACCAGTAATATGTTTAAGGCTTACTGATTTTCCTGTTCCTGATGGTCCGAGGATGACCATCGTCTCGCCTTGTTTGACGGTTAAGTTCATTCCTTGTAAGATCTTTCGTTTTCCGAAAGCTTTATGGACGTTTTTCATTTCAATGGCAAAGGGTTCCATAATATCCTTCATTTATAAAATAAGGCAGTGAGCACATAACCAGAAAATATGACCATAAGAAAGGAAGTGACCACTGCTTTTCTAGTGGTTTGGCCGACACCGATGGCCCCACCTTCTGTCCTAAGTCCTTGGCTACAAGAAATGGTGGAGATAGAAAGTCCAAAGACATAACCTTTGAGAAGACCCACATATAAGTCTTTTAATCCTGGAACGGAAGAAATACGATAATAGACGTCTTGGAAGTAACTGATCATATCGATTCCCAATTGAAAATGTCCTACGATACCACCACCTAATATTCCTAAGGCGGCAGAGTATACACAAAGAACTGGAACCATAAGAGAAAAACCTACAATTCTTGGTAATACAAGATAACGGATCGGACTAATTGACATTACTTCTAAAGCATCAATTTCTTCCGATACTTTCATAGTTCCAATTTCTGCTGCCATTGCCGATCCAACAGAAGCTGCCAAAATGAGAGAGGTCATAAAAGGAGACATTTCCCTAGTGAGTGTGATGGTAAGTAAAAGTCCAATTTGGCCTTCGGCACCAAAGTCGCGGAGTCCAAGGCCAGTGTTTAGTCCAAGGATCATTCCTGTGAAAATTGAAACGATGGAGACCACAAATAAAGAACCAACACCTGCAATAAACATTTGTTCTAGGATTTCTTTTCGTTTGAAATATAGGTGGTGGGATTGTCCCACAGCACGAAAGAGAAGAAGGACTGTAAAACCTATGGCAAAAAGAATTGGTTCCAAGGTTTTGGAATAAATGCGTTTCATAGTTCCCACCAAAGGAGTTTATATTTGTTAGTAGGTTCTCGTGTATCGATTCCTAAAAACCCATAAAAGAAATCATAACGAAATCCTGATTTTGATTTGGAATATTCTACAAGTAACGGAATGTGGATATGAGTTTCTTCTTCTGTCCACCGATGAGTATAAAGTCTTGTGATTAGGTGCAAACGTTTTTCTCCATTAGATGACCTTTTGTATTCGATAACCGAAAGAATAGGTTCCCATACATCTTCCATTACTTCAAAACGAACAGGAATAATGGCAAGGGTATTCCATCCAAAGTTTCCATCTGGGTCTTTATGATAACGAAAGAGTGGCCAAAGTTTGATGTAAAAATCTTCTCTACCTGTTTGGACGTAATCATTTTTCATTTGAGAATAAAATGGTAATATAAAATGAGAAGTGGATTTTAAGTGGGATGTATTTTGCGACAAACGAATGTAAAATGGAGTGATGAACTCTGCTTCTTTATTCGCAAAATACGAATAACCATAGAAAGGAAAAAATACTAATTTTTCGGTATCTTTCTTTTCGGATGTTGTGTATTGGAAAAAAACAAATAATGCAGTATAATTGGTTTGCCCCGTTTTTTTATCATACCCATAAGAATATAAAGAGTTTAAAAGAGGAAACCAAAGATAGGCTCTACTTTTCATATTTCCATCATTTGAATCTTTGCTATTATAAATGGGAAAAAAAATGGAGTAGGAGGTTGGTTCTTTTTTGTCTAACTTTTCTTCTCCCCATTGAAAAAATGGCCAAAGGAAAGATTGACGTTTGTATTTTCCTTCATGTTCCTTTTTAGAATAAATAGGAAAAATTCTGAAATCGTTTCGAGTTTCTGATTTTCCCCACATCACGAGAGGCCAAAGTAAAGATTTGGCTTCATAGGTTTTGTATTTCCATTCGGTGTAAATTGGAAATAAAACATAACTTAGTTCTTGGTAAGAAAGTTTGTTTCTGATTTTTCCATAAATGGGAAAAACACTGAAATAGTTTTCTCTTTGTGATTCCCCTTTCCCCCATATGAATAGTGGTGTGAAAAGAATATCTTCATCTGCGTCACCTTCTTCATGTTTGAATCCAGTTCCGCTAAAGATAAATAAAGAAGACCAAGTATACCAATAATTGGTTTCCTCTTTGTAATAGATGGGTGATAAATAACTTTTAAAGCGAAAGGCATAGGTTTTGTCTTGGAAACCTATATAAAATGGGCGGAATGCTAAATAACTTTGGCGGCCTCTTTCTTCAGACTCATATAAAAACCAGAATTGATGGTAATTGGATTTGATGTCTTCTGTAAAGGAATTAGGAAGTTTGGCAGAAACTCCGGAACTGAGAAAGAGAAGACAAAAAATAATTCCGAATTGAATTTTAAAGCGGGAATCCACGTAATTTCAATATCTTCAAGTTTCTACAAAAGGAATCAAGTGATTTCATGATCCAAACCAAAATCGCACTACTTTTCGGAGGGATCTCCGGCGAACATATTATTTCCATTCGCTCTTCTTATTTCATTTTCAATACAATTGATCGGGACAAATACCAAGTTTGTCCCATTTATATTGACCAATCTGGTAAATTCTGGATACCGACAGTTAAAGATCCTCTGTATCCAGATCCGACCGGGAAAACCGATTCGGATTTTTTGAAGGAATTTTCTGCGCAAAACCATATAACAAAACCGTCAACGGGAGCAAGTTTACTCGAACATGGATTTTTAGCCGCCTTTTTGGGGTTACACGGTGGTGCCGGAGAGGATGGACGAATCCAAGGATT includes these proteins:
- the ptsP gene encoding phosphoenolpyruvate--protein phosphotransferase; translation: MEEKTTFKGISAYPGTVYGKVFRWKQSKRKREDRTDLSPDEIKEEVELLKKGLLKTEEDLNDLVQKSKANRELSEILESQIVFLNDPLFRARVFERIAQNNESAGLALETAVSSLYDEFQSIPDEFFRERADHILDIGKRIESNLYPDKANDQTKIPDDVILIAKEITPSEMIQLGKSKLRGIATDFGGKTGHTAIIARNYGIPTIVGLKNITSHVEDDDYILLDATRGILNRSPGIDEIKLSGIKSDIHKAQPLREISDGPREIKTKDGKKFTLRANIDSEDEVDLAFEQGADGIGLVRTEILFIRYVEFKPTEEEQFAVYKRILLKMVGRPVTFRVWDIGADKMENGYEEENPFLGNRGIRYLLRHPHFFKEQLRALLRASEFGTMRIMLPMITTRSEILQTKSLLSECLEELKNGGLIITKKIPLGIMVETPACALNLPFLGNHVDFYSVGTNDLLQYLLAVERNNHLVGDLYNPWQVVFLLLLKNIADVANSQKKPISICGEIGSDPMFTAVLIGLGFRDLSSALPLMREVAEKVQEISSWKAKLLAEQVIGLAGEEKFEEIEALVLETKG
- the lpxC gene encoding UDP-3-O-acyl-N-acetylglucosamine deacetylase, encoding METAIHRKTIQNPITLRGIGVHSGKMVTLRLHPAEANTGLIFYLYKGIQKIRIPVSLDHVVDTSNATTIGDGSSNRVQTIEHLLAAVHTLGITDCIFEIDSVEVPIMDGSSLPFWEGIRSAGIRVLEETVEPITIANPIWVVDGDKYLVMLPSNELKVTYSIDFNHPLLRGQSYTTTLDESILGTDILPARTFGFLKDVEALQARGLAMGGSLDNAVVLTDDGYLNETLRYDNECVRHKILDLIGDLAVMGRPFRGHLIASKAGHALDISLAKCIMSQVTGNELTQFKSKRVPLFAKKQAVR
- the mce gene encoding mammalian cell entry protein Mce; protein product: MPTAGRALIVGLLFVFSLVAVGYFTIVTEGGPFQKSGYQLPVYFPDAEGIKIGNKVTIHGVPFGYVSKIRLVQIDEYGNLLPEGETGIGTKVELTLLLKGKVQLFSNYEITIKNESLLSGRVVSLDPGSKFPVDPKTKEYLMSEPALTKVEISPRSGKMLPIQGKVTQDPLVSLSELIAENRADIRKTVQNIAGITGKINEGQGTLGKLINESDVHKSVNTTLGDAQVVLKELREGLEDTREQAPVTSFIRSALSAF
- a CDS encoding ABC transporter ATP-binding protein, which encodes MEPFAIEMKNVHKAFGKRKILQGMNLTVKQGETMVILGPSGTGKSVSLKHITGLLDPDEGDCQIFGESIVNASEKKREELRSKLGVLFQSGALINWLTVYENVALPLREHKIASGEELDRIVMEKLKWLDLVPAKDTLPSNISGGMKKRVGLARALTSQPKIVLYDEPTSGLDPVMSNVINDLVIRLQKELGLTSIVVTHDMNSAYRIADRISFLYEGKVQFCGTSEEIQKSTNPVIQQFIHGNTVGPMILDHSELKKGKSN
- a CDS encoding MlaE family ABC transporter permease translates to MKRIYSKTLEPILFAIGFTVLLLFRAVGQSHHLYFKRKEILEQMFIAGVGSLFVVSIVSIFTGMILGLNTGLGLRDFGAEGQIGLLLTITLTREMSPFMTSLILAASVGSAMAAEIGTMKVSEEIDALEVMSISPIRYLVLPRIVGFSLMVPVLCVYSAALGILGGGIVGHFQLGIDMISYFQDVYYRISSVPGLKDLYVGLLKGYVFGLSISTISCSQGLRTEGGAIGVGQTTRKAVVTSFLMVIFSGYVLTALFYK